In the genome of Chaetodon auriga isolate fChaAug3 chromosome 15, fChaAug3.hap1, whole genome shotgun sequence, one region contains:
- the tmprss2 gene encoding transmembrane protease serine 2, giving the protein MNTNQTNSPIYDNSGYQHEDGRTPPYTQQQGIYPSLPQQTPSYVAVTARTINTHHTATAGTPHRSGRKQGIKKCHWKYALCVSLCVLLILAVVGLLLWYFLYYQCLLGKSCRSGGKCLSLSQWCDGVRDCADGQDESQCFRLHGTNFILESYSSDRQMWMPVCAENWNDNYGKAVCEHIGYKRQDYVSYTESSAGAIAVRGYMKLKPGSSHGSRIQSQLVYSQTCSAQAVKLQCIECGQSSAAPSSRIVGGIQAVNGAWPWQVSLQIYDQHICGGSIISPYWILSAAHCFQNMNANPGIWMVYSGDVSLSRMRLGAFKTVDKIIAHEGFDTQTNNNDIALLKLDTPLIFSRTVKPVCLPNIDVDLSVGRQAWITGWGALRSSGVAPDRLNQAPVTIYSREICNRPFVLDGEVTETMICAGKIQGGIDSCQGDSGGPLVVKEGNAWWLAGDTSWGIGCALRNKPGVYGNVTYFINWIYEQMQVRYVHAAEMQFCVFCTNVI; this is encoded by the exons ATGAATACTAATCAG ACAAACAGTCCCATCTATGACAACAGCGGGTATCAGCATGAGGACGGAAGAACCCCTCCGTATACCCAACAACAGGGAATATACCCTTCCCTCCCACAACAGACTCCCAGTTATGTTGCCGTCACTGCCAGAACCATCAACACTCACCACACTGCAACAGCTGGAACACCACATAGATCAGGAAGAAAACAAG GAATAAAGAAGTGTCACTGGAAATACGCActgtgtgtatctctgtgtgtgcttcttATCCTGGCGGTGGTCGGCCTCTTGCTCTGGTACTTCT tgtacTACCAGTGTTTACTGGGGAAGTCGTGCAGAAGTGGTGGGAAGTGTCTCAGCCTCTCCCAGTGGTGTGATGGTGTTCGGGACTGTGCTGATGGACAGGATGAATCCCAGTGCT TTCGCCTCCACGGCACCAACTTCATCCTGGAAAGTTACTCATCTGACAGGCAGATGTGGATGCCGGTGTGTGCTGAAAACTGGAACGACAACTATGGGAAAGCTGTATGTGAGCACATAGGGTACAAGAG GCAGGATTATGTGTCTTACACAGAAAGCAGTGCAGGTGCTATAGCTGTGAGGGGATACATGAAGCTGAAGCCTGGAAGCAGTCATGGATCACGCATACAGTCACAGCTGGTTTACAG CCAAACTTGCTCAGCTCAGGCTGTCAAACTTCAGTGTATTG AATGTGGACAGAGTTCAGCGGCGCCCAGCTCTCGTATTGTTGGTGGTATACAGGCAGTAAATGGGGCCTGGCCATGGCAGGTCAGTCTCCAGATTTATGATCAACACATTTGCGGAGGCTCCATCATCAGCCCTTACTGGATCCTGTCAGCTGCACACTGCTTCCAAAA CATGAACGCCAATCCTGGAATATGGATGGTATACTCCGGCGACGTGAGCTTGTCCAGAATGAGACTTGGGGCTTTCAAAACAGTTGACAAAATCATTGCTCATGAAGGATTTGACACACAAACTAATAACAATGATATTGCTCTTCTAAAGCTCGATACACCTCTGATATTTTCAA GAACAGTGAAGCCAGTGTGTCTCCCCAACATTGATGTGGACCTCTCTGTTGGACGTCAAGCCTGGATTACAGGATGGGGGGCCTTACGCTCATCTG GAGTGGCTCCTGACAGACTAAATCAGGCACCAGTGACCATTTACAGCAGAGAGATCTGCAACAGACCTTTTGTGTTAGACGGAGAAGTCACTGAGACCATGATCTGTGCTGGCAAGATACAGGGAGGAATCGACTCCTGTCAG GGTGACAGTGGAGGGCCCCTGGTGGTCAAAGAGGGAAATGCATGGTGGCTGGCAGGGGACACTAGCTGGGGAATTGGATGTGCTCTTAGGAACAAGCCAGGAGTCTACGGCAATGTAACCTACTTTATCAACTGGATATATGAGCAAATGCAGGTACGGTATGTTCATGCAGCAGAGATGCAATTCTGTGTATTCTGTACAAACGTGATCTGA